The Methanobacteriaceae archaeon genomic interval AAATTTATCATAGGTTTCGGATGTTACCACAAATCCCGGAGGAACTGGGATTCCAGCTTGAGTTAATTCTCCTAAATTAGCTCCCTTTCCACCAGCAATATCCACATCTTCCTTGTTTAAATCCTCAAAAAATGCCACATACATGTTTTATCCCCTTAAAACCTCATTATTGTTCAAAAATAATTGTGATTAATCAAATCCATTAATTAATTACAGATATTAACTAATTTTATTTATCCATAGATATTTAGATAAATTACGAATCAGATCGCGCAAATGTAGTCTAAAACTTAAATTAAATATATTTTAAAAGATTAAAAGGTTAAATTGGTTAAATAAACCAATTTAAATATAATTATCTATTTGACTAGTTCTTCTCCCTTGTCAACAACTACTCTACAGGAAACTGGGAATTTCATAGCTGCTCTTCTAAGGGCCTCTTTGGCATCTAAAAAGTTTTTCTTGTTGGTTTGAATAGTGAGTATCTTCTGATTTTTCTTCACTATGGCTACAGAACTTACTGCTTTACCAAAAGCTTTTCTCATACCATCTTGTACCCGGTCAGCACCGGCCCCAGTGGCCATAGGGTTTTCCCTGACAATGTGGTGCGGATAAACTCGTATTTTCAGGTGGTAACCCATTCTACCAGCTTTTCTCTGCATAAATCTGTTGGAAGCAATCCTGGATGCTTCTAAAGCGTTGTGTTGAATTTGGGTAGGGGCCTTCACTGCTAAACTCACAGATATAGGAAATTCCGCTGATAAGTTACCCATATCATATTGAACTATCCTTGACCCTGGGATTTTTCTAATGTAATCTCTTCTTGTGTATGCTCGAACCATAAATAAATCCTCCATAAAAATTTCTATCAATTAAACATTGAAAATTGAGAATGATAACTGAAATGATAACTTAGATTAAGTTAAGTTCAATTTCTTGATAACCATTAATAAACGTTACCGTCAAAAATGTAATTGATATAAATTATAATTAAATATGAAATATTTTCAAATAACTTTTTATCAGTATTATTCTAAATAAAATTAATTTTCTTAATAAATTAATTATTAATTAAAATCATTATTAAAATTCATCTCAATTCATTCATATTATTATCTTTAATATATCTTCAATTTTAAATATATCTTTAATATTATTTTTTAACATAAATAGTCCATATTATTATAAAGATTATTTTTAATATATACTAAATAATTATCTACTAATTAATTTAATATTTAATAAAGTATTTATTATTTGAAATTTTTATGTGGAAAATTTTATTGAAAGCAAAATAGAATTAAAAATAAATTAAATTAATTAAAAATAATTAAAATCCTATTTAAATATTATGATAAGGTGTTAAAATGAAAATCGCTGTAACCGGAAAAGGAGGAGTAGGTAAAACAACTCTTTCCAGTACATTGTCATGTATTTTCTCCAAAAAGTACAAAGTATTCGCTATAGATGCTGATCCAGACATGAATTTAGCATCTAGTCTTGGAATACATGATAAAATTACCCCCATATCTGAAATGAGGGATTTAATAAAGGATAGGACTGGAGCAGAACCAGGATCTTCCTTTGGAGAAGTATTCAAAATGAACCCTAAAATCAGCGATCTTCCCGAGACATTATCCATTGATTATGGTCCTGATGGAAATCTAAAAATTCTAGTCATGGGAACTGTAGATAAAGGT includes:
- the rplJ gene encoding 50S ribosomal protein L16 translates to MVRAYTRRDYIRKIPGSRIVQYDMGNLSAEFPISVSLAVKAPTQIQHNALEASRIASNRFMQRKAGRMGYHLKIRVYPHHIVRENPMATGAGADRVQDGMRKAFGKAVSSVAIVKKNQKILTIQTNKKNFLDAKEALRRAAMKFPVSCRVVVDKGEELVK